From Denitrovibrio acetiphilus DSM 12809, the proteins below share one genomic window:
- the hybA gene encoding hydrogenase 2 operon protein HybA: MKKTRRDFLKSAAAGGALVAAPFSLHAEEEHLKESDEAVGMLYDSTLCVGCKACVTKCKQVNDMEAVPSPSDEDRIWDSPEDLDYRTRNIIKLYKDKENEANWDYVKYQCMHCIKPSCVSACPVSAMEQEKERGIVFYDKNKCIGCRYCQIACPFNIPKFGWPETFPKIVKCDLCKYTNLKVKGEPACVETCPTQAVIYGKRKDLLAEAKRRLVTSPEKYTGEIYGEYEVGGTNVLYLAGTDFSNLGFPELEKESAAVRSEHIQHTLYKGFIAPVALYGFLAMVALKNRKTAQQVEKEHVIEKEIETELKHEDEGGDK; encoded by the coding sequence ATGAAGAAGACCAGGCGTGATTTTCTGAAGTCCGCTGCGGCGGGCGGTGCTCTTGTCGCTGCACCCTTCAGTCTCCATGCCGAAGAGGAACACCTGAAGGAATCCGACGAAGCAGTAGGGATGCTTTATGACTCCACCCTGTGTGTCGGATGCAAAGCTTGTGTGACCAAGTGCAAACAGGTCAATGACATGGAGGCGGTGCCTTCTCCGAGTGACGAAGACAGAATATGGGACTCACCGGAAGACCTTGACTATCGCACAAGAAACATTATCAAACTCTACAAAGATAAAGAAAATGAAGCAAACTGGGATTACGTAAAATACCAGTGTATGCACTGCATCAAACCTTCCTGTGTTTCAGCCTGCCCTGTCAGCGCTATGGAACAAGAGAAAGAGAGAGGCATTGTTTTCTATGACAAAAATAAATGCATCGGCTGCAGATACTGCCAGATTGCCTGTCCGTTCAACATTCCAAAGTTCGGCTGGCCTGAAACGTTCCCTAAGATCGTTAAATGCGACCTTTGCAAATATACCAACCTTAAGGTCAAAGGCGAACCGGCATGTGTTGAAACATGTCCTACCCAGGCTGTGATATACGGTAAACGTAAAGACCTTCTGGCTGAAGCTAAGAGAAGACTAGTCACTTCTCCTGAAAAATATACCGGAGAGATCTACGGTGAATACGAAGTTGGCGGAACAAACGTCCTTTACCTTGCCGGAACAGACTTCTCTAATCTGGGCTTCCCGGAGCTGGAAAAAGAATCTGCCGCGGTGCGTTCTGAACACATTCAGCACACACTTTACAAAGGTTTCATTGCTCCTGTTGCTCTTTACGGTTTTCTTGCCATGGTTGCGCTGAAAAACAGAAAAACAGCTCAACAGGTTGAAAAAGAACACGTAATAGAAAAAGAGATCGAAACTGAGCTTAAACACGAAGATGAAGGAGGGGACAAATAA
- a CDS encoding hydrogenase maturation protease, producing the protein MQTVVFGAGNLLLSDEGLGVHLIKHMNKKYEACDDVEFYDAGTMGILAIHKLEETQHVIIVDSLEAEGEPGELRVYEKDDIMLDKIPAKMSPHQIGLQEVLTLSELRGKAPKTITFYGVIPESLESSVELSSSVQKRVGEIDQMIVSELNAMGIELTQK; encoded by the coding sequence ATGCAAACGGTTGTTTTTGGTGCAGGGAACCTGCTCCTCAGTGATGAAGGATTAGGCGTTCACCTTATCAAACATATGAATAAGAAGTATGAAGCGTGTGACGATGTCGAATTTTATGACGCCGGAACAATGGGCATACTTGCTATACATAAGCTGGAAGAGACTCAGCATGTTATTATTGTTGACTCTCTGGAAGCAGAAGGTGAGCCTGGAGAACTGCGTGTGTACGAAAAAGATGACATTATGCTGGATAAAATTCCTGCAAAAATGTCTCCACACCAGATAGGACTTCAGGAAGTCCTCACACTGAGCGAACTCAGAGGCAAAGCACCGAAAACTATAACCTTTTACGGTGTTATCCCTGAAAGCCTTGAAAGTTCTGTGGAACTCAGCTCTTCTGTTCAAAAACGTGTGGGAGAGATAGATCAGATGATAGTTTCAGAGCTTAATGCAATGGGAATAGAACTCACTCAAAAATAA
- a CDS encoding HD domain-containing protein, translating to MGLAQFLYAARKLNNIGRWASDFMHIRASVSEHSFFVTQVAQMLGMIEEEHGNSVNWEKLYKKALNHDVVEAFTGDILSNVKNMTPKMKTAVDDIENMIADELLFSKMEPPYRDMYRDMIFDGKDESLEGQILRYSDNIDAMLECLTETKLGNNPPFKKKYSEIREKLKKSPLTSVQFFIEKVLPEYEELLE from the coding sequence ATGGGTCTGGCACAATTTCTTTATGCAGCAAGAAAGCTGAACAACATCGGCAGATGGGCAAGTGACTTTATGCACATACGCGCTTCCGTTTCCGAACACTCATTCTTTGTTACTCAGGTGGCACAAATGCTCGGCATGATAGAAGAAGAGCACGGTAATAGTGTAAACTGGGAAAAACTCTATAAAAAAGCCCTGAACCACGACGTTGTGGAGGCATTCACAGGGGACATCCTCAGCAATGTAAAAAACATGACCCCAAAGATGAAAACAGCAGTGGACGACATCGAAAATATGATAGCCGACGAGCTTCTCTTCTCCAAAATGGAACCGCCGTACAGAGACATGTACAGAGATATGATTTTCGATGGGAAAGATGAATCACTCGAAGGGCAGATACTGCGTTATTCTGATAATATCGATGCAATGCTTGAGTGCCTCACAGAAACAAAACTTGGGAACAACCCGCCATTTAAAAAGAAATATTCAGAAATTCGGGAAAAGCTTAAAAAGTCTCCCCTTACAAGCGTTCAATTCTTTATTGAGAAAGTTCTGCCGGAATATGAAGAACTTCTGGAGTGA
- a CDS encoding TAXI family TRAP transporter solute-binding subunit, producing the protein MKRLALLALLVVFVAFGCSQQPAQEKKEEAAAKPSGVTYVTIGTGGVTGVYYPTGGAISRIVNKKAAEYGIKATVESTGGSVYNINAVLAGDLEFGVAQSDRQSQAYNGQAEWSERGPQTKLRSVFSIYPELITLIASEASGINSIEDLKGKIVNIGNPGSGQLQNSKDLFEAAGFTEDDIKAEYAKAVESPGLLQDERIDAFFYTVGHPNGNIKEATSGRVKVKIVPITGKTADNLIAKYPYYAKSKIAISNYPTAVNESDVESVGVKAVFVTSSDVSEDVVYAITKEVFENFEEFKKLHPAYAVITKESMLEGLTAPMHKGALKYYKEAGLDQYIKPELMQ; encoded by the coding sequence ATGAAAAGACTTGCACTTTTGGCGCTTCTCGTAGTTTTTGTTGCATTTGGTTGCTCACAGCAGCCTGCACAGGAAAAGAAGGAGGAAGCAGCAGCTAAACCTTCAGGAGTTACTTATGTAACAATAGGTACTGGCGGCGTTACAGGAGTTTACTACCCAACTGGCGGCGCTATTAGCCGTATTGTTAATAAGAAAGCCGCTGAATATGGAATCAAAGCTACTGTTGAGTCAACAGGTGGTTCTGTTTATAACATTAACGCTGTTCTCGCCGGCGACCTTGAATTCGGCGTCGCTCAGTCGGACAGACAGTCTCAGGCATATAACGGTCAGGCAGAATGGTCTGAAAGAGGACCTCAGACAAAACTTCGCTCTGTGTTCTCTATCTACCCTGAGCTTATAACTCTTATTGCTTCTGAGGCCAGTGGTATCAACTCTATTGAAGATCTTAAAGGTAAGATTGTAAACATAGGAAACCCTGGTTCCGGTCAGCTCCAGAATTCTAAAGATCTGTTTGAAGCTGCCGGATTTACAGAAGACGATATCAAAGCTGAGTACGCAAAAGCTGTTGAATCTCCAGGTCTCCTTCAGGATGAAAGAATTGATGCATTCTTCTATACTGTCGGTCACCCTAACGGTAACATCAAAGAGGCTACATCCGGACGTGTGAAGGTTAAGATTGTTCCTATTACAGGTAAAACAGCTGATAACCTCATTGCTAAATACCCATACTATGCAAAATCAAAAATCGCTATCTCCAACTACCCTACAGCAGTAAATGAATCTGATGTTGAGTCTGTTGGTGTTAAAGCTGTTTTCGTTACATCTTCAGATGTTTCCGAAGATGTAGTTTATGCGATCACAAAAGAAGTTTTTGAAAACTTTGAAGAATTCAAAAAACTTCACCCGGCATATGCCGTTATAACAAAAGAGAGCATGTTGGAAGGGCTTACAGCTCCTATGCATAAAGGTGCTCTTAAATACTACAAAGAAGCAGGACTTGATCAGTACATCAAACCTGAACTTATGCAGTAA
- a CDS encoding TRAP transporter permease, whose protein sequence is MARKIKTAEEILKEETGEVRSLRSYESYLISTIAIAWAFFQLSLASFLILDGTKTRAIHLAFAMSILFLSMPIVKRPPRFLRYFAATDKIPVNDYIFAILGAAAALYIAVDANGLAMRAGFPITRDVVFGFATVILLLEATRRSIGPALTIIALAFSAYAFLGPYMPQFMAFKGVSLNKYLNQISLSTEGIYGIPLGVSASIVYLFVLLGSMLDKAGAGKFFIDMSLSLLGRFKGGPAKAAIVASGFTGLVSGSSIANIVTTGTFTIPLMKKVGYPATKAAATEVAASTDGQLMPPIMGAAAFIIAEYVNVPYIEVVKAAAVPAFVSYFALFYVTHLEASKLGMRGLTKDECPKFFEVIRNGAHYLIPIFMLVYELVIVRHSPEMAAYNAVLILALIIFYQEIRKEFKTGGSKNFAAAMINSIKTIGNGLIGGSRNMVSVALATASAGIIVGVVGMGIGGMITQIVETLAQGNIFLLLLITAIASLLLGMGLPTTATYIVMASLTAPIIVNLGASYGFFIPLMAAHLFCFYFGILADDTPPVGLASYAAAAIADSPPIATGIQGFTYDLRTAIIPFMFVFNTDLILHNIYSWPLGILIFVMACFAAFAFTAAIQGWFITKNKFWEIPFLLATAFILFRPGTLLPILGLGEDMKYWMYLIGMACFGLIVLEQMFRIRLAKKA, encoded by the coding sequence ATGGCTAGAAAAATCAAAACCGCAGAAGAGATACTGAAGGAAGAAACGGGGGAGGTCAGATCACTGCGATCCTACGAAAGCTATCTTATCTCTACAATAGCAATAGCTTGGGCGTTCTTTCAGCTTTCTCTTGCCAGTTTTCTTATTTTGGATGGTACAAAGACGAGAGCAATCCACCTCGCTTTTGCTATGTCAATTTTGTTTTTAAGCATGCCTATTGTAAAAAGACCACCCAGGTTTTTAAGATATTTTGCAGCTACAGACAAAATCCCTGTTAACGATTATATTTTTGCTATACTCGGTGCAGCCGCAGCGCTTTATATTGCTGTTGATGCTAACGGGCTGGCTATGAGAGCCGGTTTTCCCATTACCAGAGATGTTGTTTTTGGCTTTGCAACTGTGATACTTCTGCTTGAAGCAACTAGAAGATCAATCGGACCGGCACTCACTATCATTGCGCTGGCTTTTTCCGCATATGCTTTTTTAGGACCGTATATGCCTCAGTTTATGGCTTTCAAAGGTGTTTCACTCAATAAATATCTGAATCAGATTTCTCTTTCCACAGAGGGTATTTACGGTATACCTCTCGGGGTATCCGCTTCTATTGTCTATCTCTTTGTTCTGCTTGGGTCTATGCTTGATAAGGCTGGGGCGGGCAAATTTTTTATAGATATGTCTCTCTCACTTCTTGGAAGGTTTAAAGGCGGTCCGGCGAAAGCAGCAATCGTTGCTTCCGGTTTTACAGGGCTTGTTTCAGGCTCTAGTATTGCAAATATCGTTACAACAGGTACTTTTACAATTCCGCTGATGAAAAAGGTTGGTTATCCGGCAACAAAGGCTGCTGCAACGGAGGTTGCTGCTTCAACAGACGGTCAGCTCATGCCTCCGATAATGGGTGCTGCCGCTTTCATCATCGCAGAGTATGTGAATGTTCCATATATAGAAGTGGTGAAGGCCGCTGCTGTTCCTGCTTTTGTTTCGTATTTTGCACTGTTCTATGTGACACATCTTGAAGCGAGCAAGCTCGGAATGAGAGGGCTCACTAAAGATGAATGCCCTAAATTTTTTGAAGTTATAAGGAATGGTGCTCACTATCTTATTCCGATATTCATGCTGGTATACGAGCTTGTTATTGTAAGACATTCACCTGAAATGGCTGCCTATAACGCTGTGCTCATACTTGCGCTGATCATTTTTTATCAGGAGATCAGAAAGGAGTTTAAAACAGGCGGCTCAAAGAATTTTGCCGCGGCTATGATAAACTCTATTAAGACAATAGGGAATGGGCTTATTGGTGGTTCCAGAAATATGGTTTCTGTTGCTCTCGCCACAGCTTCTGCCGGAATTATCGTCGGAGTAGTTGGCATGGGGATAGGCGGAATGATAACCCAGATAGTTGAAACTCTGGCTCAGGGTAATATCTTCCTTCTTCTTCTCATTACAGCGATAGCATCTCTGCTGCTTGGAATGGGGCTTCCTACCACCGCGACTTATATAGTAATGGCTTCGCTCACTGCGCCTATCATAGTTAACCTTGGGGCATCATACGGCTTCTTTATACCTCTTATGGCTGCGCATCTGTTCTGTTTCTACTTTGGTATTCTGGCTGATGACACGCCTCCGGTGGGGTTGGCCTCGTATGCCGCCGCCGCTATTGCGGATTCACCTCCGATAGCAACAGGTATTCAGGGCTTTACATATGACCTGAGAACAGCAATTATCCCTTTCATGTTTGTGTTTAACACAGATTTGATACTCCATAACATTTATAGCTGGCCCTTAGGGATACTGATATTCGTTATGGCTTGTTTCGCTGCTTTTGCATTTACAGCAGCTATCCAGGGGTGGTTTATCACCAAAAATAAATTCTGGGAAATTCCTTTCCTTCTTGCTACAGCCTTTATACTTTTCCGTCCGGGCACTTTGTTGCCTATACTAGGACTTGGGGAAGATATGAAATACTGGATGTATCTGATAGGAATGGCTTGTTTCGGGCTGATAGTGCTGGAACAAATGTTTCGTATACGTTTAGCAAAAAAAGCTTAG
- a CDS encoding nickel-dependent hydrogenase large subunit, with amino-acid sequence MGKRITIDPITRIEGHLRIDFEVDGGKVSKAWSSAQMWRGIEKILIGRDPRDAWVFAQRFCGVCTTVHAISSIRSLENAYNVEVPLNAQLVRNIMIAQHSLQDHIVHFYHLSALDWVDIVSALSADPKKTAQIAQSLSNWHGNSVTEFKAVKERLTAFVQTGKLGIFGSGYWGHPAMKLSPEVNLMAAAHYLKALDYQKKAASAVAILGGKDPHIQNLCMGGVATAINMDNEATLNMERVALLRSLMEETRDFVKNVLYPDVLAIGSMYKEWFKYGRGVDNYLAIPEFPLDATMTKFDMSGGIIHDGDLKNFRLLKDHKDEALINGTTESTKHAWYEDGKPKNPFQGETEPKYSEFDPDGKYTWCKAPRLDGRAIQVGPVAQILASYAAGDKHVKTLVDNAVSKIGITVNDLQSTMGRHVTRAIRSVIMADKSIKYLDMLIDNLAKGDNVYTNHVEMPMGEYQGVGFHEAPRGTLSHWMVINNGKLTNYQAVVPSTWNASPRDEENVAGPYEQSILGNPVADIEKPLEVIRTVHSFDPCIACAVHSIDPEGKEVTSVKVR; translated from the coding sequence ATGGGAAAGAGAATAACAATAGATCCGATTACAAGAATTGAAGGACACCTCCGAATTGATTTCGAAGTTGACGGCGGGAAAGTGTCAAAAGCATGGTCATCTGCTCAGATGTGGAGAGGTATCGAGAAGATACTTATCGGCAGAGACCCGAGAGATGCATGGGTTTTTGCTCAGAGATTCTGTGGAGTTTGTACAACAGTGCACGCCATCAGCTCAATCCGTTCACTTGAGAACGCATATAATGTTGAAGTACCTCTGAACGCTCAGCTTGTCAGAAACATAATGATAGCTCAGCACTCCCTGCAAGACCACATTGTGCATTTCTATCACCTTTCAGCACTTGACTGGGTGGACATCGTAAGTGCACTTTCAGCAGACCCTAAGAAAACAGCTCAGATAGCTCAGTCCCTTTCTAACTGGCACGGTAACTCTGTAACAGAGTTCAAAGCAGTGAAAGAGAGACTTACAGCATTCGTCCAAACAGGCAAACTCGGGATATTTGGTTCAGGATACTGGGGACACCCGGCAATGAAACTTAGCCCGGAAGTTAACCTCATGGCTGCTGCACACTATCTGAAAGCCCTTGATTATCAGAAAAAAGCAGCTTCCGCTGTTGCAATACTCGGCGGTAAAGACCCACACATTCAGAACCTCTGCATGGGTGGTGTAGCCACTGCTATCAATATGGATAACGAAGCAACACTTAATATGGAACGTGTTGCGCTACTCCGTTCACTTATGGAAGAGACCAGAGATTTCGTTAAAAATGTTCTTTACCCTGACGTGCTTGCCATAGGCAGCATGTACAAAGAGTGGTTTAAGTACGGCAGAGGTGTTGATAACTACCTTGCTATACCTGAGTTCCCGCTCGATGCCACAATGACAAAATTTGATATGTCCGGTGGTATCATCCACGACGGAGACCTGAAAAACTTCAGACTTCTTAAAGACCACAAAGATGAAGCTCTTATAAACGGAACCACAGAGTCTACAAAACATGCATGGTATGAAGACGGTAAACCTAAAAACCCATTCCAGGGTGAAACAGAGCCAAAATACTCTGAGTTTGACCCTGACGGTAAATATACATGGTGTAAGGCTCCAAGACTTGATGGAAGAGCTATTCAGGTTGGACCTGTAGCTCAGATTCTCGCTTCATACGCTGCCGGCGACAAACATGTTAAAACACTTGTTGACAATGCAGTAAGTAAAATCGGTATCACTGTTAATGACCTTCAGTCTACTATGGGACGCCACGTAACAAGAGCTATCCGCTCAGTTATCATGGCTGATAAATCCATCAAATACCTTGACATGCTCATTGACAACCTTGCAAAAGGCGACAATGTTTATACTAACCACGTTGAAATGCCTATGGGCGAATATCAGGGTGTAGGCTTTCACGAAGCCCCTAGAGGTACTCTCTCCCACTGGATGGTAATTAACAACGGTAAACTGACAAACTATCAGGCTGTTGTACCTTCAACATGGAACGCAAGCCCAAGGGATGAAGAAAACGTTGCCGGACCATACGAACAAAGTATCCTCGGCAATCCTGTGGCTGATATCGAAAAACCACTTGAAGTTATCAGAACGGTACACTCATTCGATCCTTGTATCGCATGTGCTGTTCACTCCATCGACCCTGAAGGCAAAGAAGTTACAAGCGTAAAGGTGAGATAA
- the hybB gene encoding Ni/Fe-hydrogenase cytochrome b subunit, which produces MTHNDEYHIHRAKILTPSFYVLLFFVVIGFFLVGVRFVKGIGAVTNMSDGYPWGIWIAYDVATSTALACGGYAMAIIIYIMNRMKYHPLIRSALVTSLFGYMLAGLSVMVDIGRYWNAYSFFIPTRWQPNSVMFEVAVCIMAYNVVLMLEVLPAILEKFIHSKTPKFPKVKKFAMKLYPKLDKVLIFIVVLGITLPTMHQSSLGSMLIIAKSKVDPIWHTEFLPLLFVINALYIGYSVVIFESFASSMAFNRPFESETQRLSRVIPYVTAVWLTIRLADLIYRGELGRAFAGDYNSMMFLAEIVLIAAGSFILMWKQFRSSPRMVFISAMLLLVGGGWYRFNVYLVGYNPHGNWSYFPSLPEFFITIGLVAFEILGYMVLVKLFPIMPKVHNNTADVH; this is translated from the coding sequence ATGACCCATAACGATGAATATCATATCCACAGGGCAAAGATACTCACCCCTTCGTTTTATGTGCTCCTGTTTTTTGTAGTAATCGGCTTTTTCCTTGTCGGCGTCCGTTTCGTAAAAGGGATCGGCGCTGTTACAAACATGTCCGACGGCTACCCATGGGGTATATGGATCGCATATGATGTTGCCACAAGTACAGCTCTTGCCTGTGGTGGTTACGCTATGGCTATCATCATCTACATCATGAACAGAATGAAGTATCACCCGCTGATACGCTCTGCCCTTGTAACAAGTTTGTTTGGCTACATGCTTGCAGGTCTCTCTGTTATGGTGGATATAGGACGCTACTGGAACGCTTACAGCTTTTTTATCCCGACAAGATGGCAGCCCAACTCCGTAATGTTCGAAGTTGCGGTATGTATTATGGCATACAACGTGGTACTTATGCTTGAGGTTCTCCCGGCTATTCTGGAAAAATTTATTCATTCCAAAACACCGAAGTTCCCTAAAGTTAAGAAGTTCGCAATGAAGCTATACCCGAAACTCGATAAAGTCCTTATCTTTATCGTTGTTCTTGGTATAACACTGCCGACAATGCACCAATCATCACTCGGCTCTATGCTGATTATCGCAAAATCAAAGGTTGACCCGATATGGCACACAGAGTTTCTTCCTCTGCTGTTCGTCATTAATGCACTCTACATAGGTTACTCTGTTGTTATTTTTGAATCTTTTGCTTCATCAATGGCATTTAACAGACCTTTTGAGTCAGAGACACAGCGTCTCTCAAGGGTTATCCCATATGTTACAGCCGTATGGCTCACAATCAGACTTGCAGACCTCATATACAGAGGAGAGCTCGGAAGAGCCTTTGCAGGTGACTATAACTCTATGATGTTCCTTGCAGAAATAGTGCTAATAGCAGCAGGGTCGTTCATATTGATGTGGAAGCAATTCCGCTCATCACCGCGAATGGTGTTTATATCCGCGATGCTACTGCTTGTCGGTGGCGGATGGTACAGGTTTAATGTGTACCTCGTAGGATATAATCCGCACGGTAACTGGAGCTACTTCCCGTCACTACCGGAGTTCTTTATCACTATCGGTCTGGTTGCATTTGAAATACTTGGTTATATGGTACTGGTAAAACTATTTCCTATAATGCCCAAAGTACACAATAACACTGCAGACGTTCATTAA
- a CDS encoding NAD-dependent malic enzyme: MRIEYSNKVIKTLRIKIIDKPGYLGNITSIIGANSTMIGDIKTVHLGKGYKIRDIDIYADENNVLDNILSSIKDFEGADVIEVVDVVEKMHVNGKIAVKPTVDINSIDDLKIIYTPGVASICKKIHDNKALADKYTSIRNNVAIVTNGTAILGLGDIGAVAGMPVMEGKALLFSLLAGINGFPILLETHKPEEIIETVKHIAPTFGAIKLEDIKAPECFEIEDKLDAMLDIPVLHDDQHGTAVVVLAALLNIAKYTFVNLKESSVGIIGLGAAGTGIMKLLKSYGIKEFNGVDLDKSALERFESLGGSPKDLRGVVEQSKIVIATTGCPDLITPDMIQPGHVILALSNPNPEIDPDLAMKHGAIFAADGKSVNNALAFPGLFKGALQAHAFTINNQMKIAAAKTIASFALEGDLVPNILDKKVHEAVAKDVEAAAYRTGVAKIYED; the protein is encoded by the coding sequence ATGAGAATTGAATATTCTAATAAAGTCATAAAGACATTAAGAATCAAAATAATTGATAAGCCTGGTTATCTGGGCAATATTACATCGATCATAGGCGCAAACAGCACCATGATCGGGGATATTAAAACTGTACATCTCGGCAAAGGTTATAAAATAAGAGATATTGATATTTATGCTGACGAGAATAATGTGCTCGATAACATCCTATCAAGTATTAAAGATTTCGAAGGCGCAGATGTTATAGAAGTTGTAGACGTTGTGGAGAAGATGCATGTTAATGGCAAAATTGCTGTTAAACCCACTGTAGACATTAACTCCATTGATGACCTCAAGATAATTTATACCCCGGGCGTAGCTTCCATATGCAAGAAAATTCATGACAATAAAGCACTTGCGGATAAGTATACATCTATCAGAAATAATGTTGCAATAGTCACAAACGGAACAGCTATCCTTGGTCTTGGTGATATAGGCGCAGTTGCAGGAATGCCTGTGATGGAAGGGAAGGCTCTTCTGTTCAGTCTGCTTGCCGGCATAAACGGGTTTCCGATACTGCTGGAAACTCATAAACCTGAAGAAATCATAGAGACAGTAAAGCATATAGCCCCAACCTTCGGCGCTATTAAGCTCGAAGATATAAAAGCACCAGAATGCTTTGAAATAGAAGATAAATTGGATGCAATGCTAGATATTCCTGTTCTACACGACGATCAGCATGGTACTGCTGTTGTTGTGCTTGCAGCATTGCTGAACATTGCTAAATACACTTTTGTGAACCTGAAAGAGTCCAGTGTCGGGATAATAGGTCTCGGTGCAGCAGGGACAGGTATCATGAAACTGCTTAAATCATACGGAATCAAAGAATTTAATGGTGTAGACCTTGACAAGTCAGCTCTTGAGCGTTTTGAATCCCTCGGCGGCAGTCCCAAAGATCTTCGCGGAGTAGTAGAGCAGTCTAAGATTGTCATAGCTACAACAGGATGCCCTGACCTTATAACACCGGATATGATACAGCCGGGGCACGTCATACTTGCACTTTCTAACCCGAATCCGGAGATAGATCCTGATCTCGCAATGAAGCACGGCGCTATTTTTGCAGCAGACGGAAAGTCTGTTAATAATGCATTGGCTTTCCCTGGTCTGTTCAAGGGTGCTTTGCAGGCTCATGCTTTTACTATTAATAACCAAATGAAAATCGCTGCGGCAAAAACCATAGCGTCTTTTGCTCTTGAGGGTGACCTTGTGCCAAACATCCTGGATAAAAAAGTTCATGAGGCTGTGGCAAAGGATGTTGAAGCGGCAGCATACAGAACAGGTGTCGCAAAAATATATGAAGATTAG
- a CDS encoding EAL and HDOD domain-containing protein, translating to MRFDNFLVGRQPIFAVDESVFGYEFLFRKAGTDERAEFYDPVTATSRVLINIFQNFGVKSLTSGRKAFINVDDNIIMQDVLDVLPKENLVLEIVETTNVTPEVINRIDAYYRDGYTFALDDFVLNADYFSMFMPLFSYVEYLKVDMKENCLAKMDRVEKIFHGRHMMLLAEKVETREDFLFAKDCGFELYQGFFFEKPAVIEKKNIEPSKACILRLLSKLSQNTDIGEIEREFRLQPELTLKLLKLINTCSFCLRHEITSIKHALNLIGREAMRKWLTIMLYAGKKGDPVKSTLLETSMLKAHILELLAKKVFGDNYRGLADAFFIGLLSHLDVILGISKEELLEMINVSEKIKHALLYKDNELGELLGLLEATDDIHSDVNQHVLDKLKLSEQDISEIKFEGLNWLADQQEIYKNL from the coding sequence ATGAGATTTGATAATTTTCTTGTGGGAAGGCAGCCTATTTTTGCTGTTGACGAATCTGTTTTCGGCTATGAATTTCTTTTTCGTAAAGCCGGAACAGATGAGCGTGCAGAGTTTTATGACCCTGTGACAGCTACCTCCAGAGTCCTGATTAATATCTTTCAGAATTTTGGTGTAAAATCCCTCACGTCCGGCAGAAAAGCGTTTATCAATGTTGATGACAACATTATTATGCAGGATGTTCTTGATGTTTTGCCGAAAGAGAATTTGGTGCTGGAGATTGTTGAAACAACCAATGTTACCCCGGAAGTAATAAATCGTATTGACGCTTATTATAGGGACGGGTATACATTTGCATTAGATGATTTTGTTCTGAATGCTGATTATTTTAGTATGTTTATGCCGCTTTTTTCCTATGTGGAATATCTGAAGGTCGATATGAAAGAAAACTGTCTGGCTAAGATGGACAGGGTGGAAAAGATATTTCATGGCAGACACATGATGCTTTTGGCTGAAAAAGTTGAGACAAGAGAAGACTTTCTTTTTGCGAAGGATTGCGGATTTGAGCTTTATCAGGGGTTCTTTTTCGAGAAACCGGCTGTGATAGAGAAAAAGAACATTGAACCTTCTAAAGCCTGCATACTGCGCTTGCTTTCAAAGCTGTCACAAAATACAGATATTGGCGAGATTGAAAGGGAGTTTCGGCTTCAGCCTGAGCTGACACTTAAACTCCTGAAACTTATAAATACATGCTCTTTTTGTCTGCGCCACGAGATAACCAGCATTAAGCACGCACTCAACCTGATAGGGCGCGAAGCAATGCGTAAATGGCTGACTATTATGCTTTATGCAGGCAAGAAAGGAGACCCGGTTAAGTCCACACTGCTGGAAACTTCCATGCTTAAGGCTCATATACTGGAGCTTCTTGCCAAGAAGGTTTTCGGTGATAACTATAGGGGACTTGCTGACGCTTTTTTTATTGGGCTTTTGTCACATCTGGATGTTATCCTCGGCATTTCAAAAGAAGAACTGCTTGAGATGATAAACGTAAGCGAAAAGATAAAACATGCTCTGCTTTATAAAGACAATGAGCTTGGCGAGCTTTTGGGACTGCTGGAAGCAACAGATGACATCCACAGTGATGTAAACCAGCATGTGCTGGATAAGCTGAAACTGTCTGAACAGGATATATCTGAGATTAAATTTGAAGGTCTTAACTGGCTCGCTGATCAGCAGGAAATTTATAAGAATCTGTAA